The sequence below is a genomic window from Beijerinckia indica subsp. indica ATCC 9039.
GCATATTCGAGATGCTGGTCGTTGGCAGCATCGGCGATTGTTCCCAGACCTGCCAGGTTGAAGAGGGCGCCGACCTTTTGTCCCTTCTCAGCAATGAGCGCGCGGAGCTTGCTTACGCCGTCCAGTGAAGAGAAATCGACTTCAATGCGATCCTCATCAAGGACATGGGTGTCGGTGCCGGAAACAATCTGCCGGACGTGATAGTGCTTGGCTGTCAGCCGATCTCGGAACGCAGTCCCCAGGATCGGCACGTCGCCGACTAACAGGATCAGCCGATCGGCCGGAAAGCCGTTCATCTCGGCCATGCCATCCCGTGGGGCCGCCACGGGGGTGACGGTATAACGCTGCACTTCGTCAGCGCTTGCCATGATCTCGATTGACTCCGCTGCCTCAGGCAAGGACACCGACGACGGAGTCTGGGATTTTTTTACGGAATCGGCCCCTTCCGGCATGGCCATGCTCTGATGCAGGCCGTCATACCAGTCGATCACCGCATTCAAGGTTTTGAGACTGGACAATTCCTCGAACACGGTCTCCTCGGCACGTCCCTCCATGAAGGGATATTGGTCCTTGAGCTTGCTGAAGATCTCGATCCGTTTGATGGAATCGATGCCGAGATCAGCTTCCATATGGGCGTCGAGGTCCAGCATGTCCTCGGAATAGCCGGTGCGCTCGGCCGCCGCGTGCAGGAGATCGGCCTTGAACTGTTCCGTTGGCGCGAATGCTTTCTCACCGGTCGCATGAGCATCGGTCGTGCTCTTGGCCTTCAGGATGACATGATCCGCCGCAGAGCCGTTCGTTCCTACCCCGGAATTCTGTGGCGCGGCCGTCTCGAGCAAGGAGACTGACGCTGCAAGGGGAGGGATTTTTATCGGATCCGCGCCCCCTCCCGGTTTTGCCAGGGTCTGACGCAGGCCGTCATACCAGTTGATCACCGCATTCAAGGTTTTGAGGCTGGACAATTCCTCGAACACGGTCTCCTCGGCACGTCCCTCCATGAAGGGATATTGGTCCTTGAGCTTGCTGAAGATCTCGATCCGTTTGATGGAATCGATGCCAAGATCAGCTTCCATATGGGCGTCGAGGTCCAGCATGTCCTCGGAATAGCCGGTGCGCTCGGATGCCGCGCGCAGAAGATCGGCCTTGAACTGTTCGGTTGGCGCGAATGCTTTCGCATCGGTCGTGTTCTTGGCCTTGGCGCTGCCGTTTCCAGACATTGCTGGAGCTCTCGCCGGCACGGCGTTCAGGGTGGGGGAAGCGAAAGCGGCTGGAGCGGGTTGCGTGGGTTTAGCTCCATGCGGACTTGGTGCGACCGCGAATTTCGGCAGCACGGGAGCCGGGGGGACTATTGTCGCGGCCGGTGCCCTGGCTGGGACAGGAGGAAGTTGCGCAGGAAGGGGTTGCACATTGGCTAGCGCCAACACCGAATTCGAAGGAGCGGTCATCTCCGGACGTTGTCCGGTGAGCCAATGTTCCTGGAACTCGAAGAAGCGCCTAAGGGTCTCTTGCTGTGTACGCTGCAAATCGATGAGCTGCGCTAAACTGCCTTGGACCTCGGTAAACCGCGATTCAGATCCTAAAGCATAGGCCGCTGGGGGGCTGGCGGCGATTCTCGATGATGGATCGTAATTGGACACAACGGGTCTCCCCTCACGCTCGACAAAGGAATTTTGGCTTGCTGGTGCGGCGGTGCTCCCGCTCGCTCGCTCGGCAGCGGCCGGATTGATCGCGGGACGGGCTAGCCCGTTTGGCAATGCGCCATCCTGCGCTGCTTGTGTATTAATGGGCTTGTGTATGCTGGGTGCCGACAAGCTGGGTGTTTTGGGCGGTGTAGGTATCTTGGTGGATGCCTGGGAAGGGGCCTGGATGGGTGTATACCAGGGAACCGCCTTGCCGCCGTTGACGCGCCAGACCATGGGGCCCGGCTGCGCCTTTGCGCGGGCTTGCGCGAGTGTCTGTTCCAGATTCGTATCCGCCAGCCCGCGCCGCTGGAACCAGGGCTCCAGATTGATCGGCAGCCCGAGGGAGAACACTTGGGCGAGCAGATGGGCGAATTGCAGCCAGCCGGGCCGATCCGGCACGTCAATGCCCAGGCTGACATGAGGTCTGTCACCCAGGATGCGGTCCACGAGCCCGCTCAACACGAGTCCCGGCCCCGCCTCGATGAAGACCCGCGCCCCCGCTTCATAGAGATGCTGGATCTCGTCCACGAAACGCAAAGGCTCGGCGATATGGCGTGCGAGCAGGGCCTGGATCTCGCCGGGATCGTCGGGATAACGATTCCCGGTGGTATTGCTGAAGAGTGAGATCTGAGGGCGTTGGAACGTGATCTTGGCGAGTTCGGCTGCGAGAGCCTCTTGCGCCTCGGCCATGGCGGCGCAATGGAAAGCCGCCGTGACCGCAATCGGTTTGATCCGCAGGGACTCCTGGATCAAGGCCTTGACCGCCGCATCGATGGCTTCGGCAGAGCCGGCGATAATGGTCTGATCGGGGGCATTGAGATTGGCCACGCTCACGGCCAATCCAAGGCGATTGATCGCCTCAACGACCCGGGCCTCATCGGCATTGACCGCCGCCATGGTCCCGGATTCCGCCTTGGAGGTCTGCGCCGCGATGCGGCCGCGCACTTCGGAGAGCCGGATCAGATCATCGCGTGAGATCACGCCTGCGGCGCAGAGCGCGACATATTCGCCGTAACTGTGACCAGCCACGAAATTCGGCCGCAGCCCGAAGGATGTGAGGAAATCAAGGGCTGTTAAATCAATTACGCCGAGGGCCGGCTGCGCCACATGGGTATCATTCAGGGCCTTTTGCTGCTGTTCCTGCTCCTCCTTGGTGAAACTGGGCAGCGGATAGATATAGCGCGACAAAGGTTGTGGCAGGGCTTCTTTGAGCAAGGCGTCGGCCCGCTCGAAGAGCGCATAGCTAGCAGGACGTGTGAGCACGAGGTCACGCAACATGTTGATCCGTTGCGATCCCTGACCCGAGAACAGCATACAGACAGCGCCACTGTCTTCGCGGTGCTCCTGTTCCCGGTAATAGATGCCCTGCGGCGCTTTGATGCTGGTCTTGTCCTTGGATTCGCGCAGGAAGAACTCTAGCTTGGTTTTGAGATCAGCGACCGAACTTGCTACAATGGCGAGCTGGCATGTGAGCGCACCGTTCTTCGGCCGAACCCTGGCCTCATCGAGATGGACCGCATAGGCGAGCTGGGCGAGGTTCAGATGCTCGGGCTGGGCGAGCCCCTGCAATAAGGTCCTGACGGCTTGTTCGACCTCGGGGCGCTTGGCGCGGCCGAAGGCGAAAATCTCGGCGGCGCGCGGGTTCAAGTCCTGGCTGTCCGAGGGTCTATATTCGCCGCGATATTCCTCCAGGACCGTATGAAAATTGGTGCCCCCGAAGCCGAAGGCGCTGACGCCGCATCGGCGTGGCTGCCCTTCGGGCATGCCGAGCCACGGCCTGGCTTCAGTATTGATATAGAATGGTGTGTTGGGGAAATCGACCCGCGATGAGGGCCGTTCCACTCCAAGGGTTGGGGGCAGTACGCGATGCTTGAGCGCCAGGCTAGCTTTGATCAGGGCGGCCAGGCCAGCGGTCACCTTGGTATGCCCGATCATGGATTTCACCGATCCAACCGCGCAATATTGATGCTGCGTGCTGGCGGTCCCAAAGGCGAGGTTCAGCGACTCGATCTCCGACCTGTCACCGAGCGCGGTGCCCGTGCCATGCGCTTCAATCAAGGTCACGCTGGCCGGATCCACGCCTGCATCCGCGTAAGCCCGCTCGATCGCGCGGACCTGGCCTTGAGGATGCGGAGCTGTCAGGCTGCGGTTGTGCCCGTCACTGGAACTGCCGATGCCCTTGATGACAGCATAGATCTTGTCACCGTCGCGTTCGGCGTCAGTGAGGCGTTTCAGCACCACCGCGGCGACACCCTCGCCAAGAGCAATCCCGTCGGCGCTATCATCGAAGGGACGGCAACGCCCCCGTGGCGAAAGCGCATGGGTTTGGGCGAAGGTCATGAACCCGAGAACATTGTTGGCGCCATCGACCGATCCGACCAGGGCGACATCGGCATCGCCGCTGCGCAACTGGCGGATGCCGGTATCGAGCGCGGCAAGGGAGGCGGCACAAGCGGCGTCCACGGTGAAATTGGTGCCGCGCAAGTCAAGGCGATTGGCCACACGCCCCGAGACCACATTGGCGAGCATGCCCGGAAAGGAATCTTCGGTCCATTTGGGCAAGTCGTGTTCACAGAGGGAATCGAGAATGCGTTTGCGGTTGTCCTCCGAGACACCTTCCACTTTCGGTAAGTAATGAGTCAAAAGGGTCCGGAAGATATAGTCCATCCCGAGATCGTTCATGCCGCTGGCGGCGAAGATCGTAGCGGTGCGTTCGCGTGGGAAAGGCCGGCGATCAAACCCGGCATCTTCCAGGGCCTTGCTCGCGATATGCAGAGCCAGAAGCTGTATGGGTTCGATGGAGCGCAGACTTGCCGGCGGAATGCCGTAGTGGGTCGGATCGAAGGCGACATCGTCGAGGAAGCCGCCCCATCTGGAATAGACTTTGTCCTTGATTCCCCGTTTAGGATCGAAAAAATCGTCTGCCCGCCAGCGAGACTCCGGCACTTCGCGGATCGCATTGACCGCGAGCATGATATTCTGCCAGTAGCTCGGCAGGTCACTCGCCCCGGGCAGCAGGGACGCCATACCCACGATGGCGATGTCCTCATGCGGTTTGGGCATGGCCGGATGTTTGTGTTCGGCTTGTCTGAGTGCGGCTTGGGCCAGTACCGCTGTTGCCTCCGCGGAGACATCATTGTGTAACTCAGCCATGCTGACTCTGGCTTTGCGCAACCGCGCCACTTCTCCCATCATATACAGACCTTCGCGGCGCTGGGTCTCTACATCAAGGCCGGTATAGCGGTCGGTGCCGTCGCTGGCCGTAGAATTGGCGTTGCGAGATACTCCTTTGGAGGCGATGCGCAGACGGCCAATGTTGAGGAGTTCCAGCTCCATGAGGATTTGGTCGTCGGATTTGGTGTCGAGCAGCAGCTCGTTTCTTTTGTCGTCGAACTCATTGCAGAAGTTCGTTTTGGCGCAGCGGGTATAGATGCCGACACCCGATTGCAGGACGGCGGTTTCCTCGCAGGCGATGGCCTGCTCCTGAAACTCCTGCACAATGGCGCCGGCGTGAACCGCTTCCTGCGTAAACAGATAGGCTGTCCCCATCAGTACGCCGATCTTCATTCTGCGCTCGCTGAGCGGTGCTGCCATGACCGACACCATGGCGGCCGACATGGCATTATGTATGCCGCCCGCGAACAAGACCTGGACGGATTCAGGATCCTTGATCTCGGCATTGAGCAAAGTGTCGATCGCTGAGCCCCACAGGGTAAAACTTGTGCGCGGGCCGGTGTGACCGCCACATTCGCTTCCCTCGAAGATGAATTTCCGTGCTCCTTCCTTGAGAAATTCCTTCAGGAGGCCCGGAGAAGGCACGTGCAGATAAGTGGAAATGTTGAGATCTTCCAATTCCCGCGCCTGGCTCGGCCTGCCGCCGGCAATAATGGCAAAGGGAGGTTTGACCTCGCGGACAGCTTCCATCTGCTCTTGCCGCAGATCGAGTGGCATGAAGCCCAATATGCCCACGCCCCAGGAACGCTGGCCCATCAGCTCCTTCGCCTTGACCAGCAGCGCGCGCGCTTGGGGGCCGCGCATCACCGCGAGGGCGAGAAAGGGCAAGCCGCCTGCTTCGGCCACGGCCTTGGCGAAGGGGGCAACATCACTCACCCGGGTCATGGGCCCTTGCACGATGGGGTAGCGGGTCCCATGCAGCTTGGCCAAGGGGGAATCGGGTGCCAGGTGATTGTTGCTTCCGGCCTGGCTCAGGGACGCATCAATGGCGTTGCGCATCGCCATGATGACACTGCCGACCGTCACATAGCGCTGGCCGAAGGCGCCAGCAAAAGCGATGTCCTGTCCGACGGGCATGAGGGGATCGATGTGATCGGAGAGCTGCCGTTGCAGGAGTTCCTGCCAGCCGGCGCCTTTCGCAACAGCCAGTTCGAGTTCGCGCAACTTGCCGCGCCCATGCCGATTGGACAGACGAAACAGATCGGCATCGCGTCCAATCGTGAGCGTTTCGCTGCCATCGAGCCGGCTCCAGAGCTCCCTTTGCCCGGGGGAGAAACAGGGGCCTTCCTGCGTCAGCCAAAGTTGTTCGGCAAGGACCACCCCAGTGGCGCCGGCTAGAACCGCCGCAGCGGCACTATGCATGCTAATTCCGCCCTGTATCCAGTAAGGAATCTTGATTGGCCCGCGCAATTCCTGCAGCAAGATGAAAGAGGACGATTTGCCGACTTGGCCCCCGGCCTCATGACCTTTTACAATCAGGCCCGCATAGCCCGCGGCCTGCGCCGCCAGAGCCGTATCCTGATCATGAACCTC
It includes:
- a CDS encoding type I polyketide synthase; protein product: METIVAITPWHTIDPQIAIAASKAGELGILDLGLQDDAAAITAALHQLRSMTGAVGRWGVRWDTFGADSRGLDQLANNLQGEIPVLVLAGLKTHEVLKQLKAAERLAQQVFLEVHDQDTALAAQAAGYAGLIVKGHEAGGQVGKSSSFILLQELRGPIKIPYWIQGGISMHSAAAAVLAGATGVVLAEQLWLTQEGPCFSPGQRELWSRLDGSETLTIGRDADLFRLSNRHGRGKLRELELAVAKGAGWQELLQRQLSDHIDPLMPVGQDIAFAGAFGQRYVTVGSVIMAMRNAIDASLSQAGSNNHLAPDSPLAKLHGTRYPIVQGPMTRVSDVAPFAKAVAEAGGLPFLALAVMRGPQARALLVKAKELMGQRSWGVGILGFMPLDLRQEQMEAVREVKPPFAIIAGGRPSQARELEDLNISTYLHVPSPGLLKEFLKEGARKFIFEGSECGGHTGPRTSFTLWGSAIDTLLNAEIKDPESVQVLFAGGIHNAMSAAMVSVMAAPLSERRMKIGVLMGTAYLFTQEAVHAGAIVQEFQEQAIACEETAVLQSGVGIYTRCAKTNFCNEFDDKRNELLLDTKSDDQILMELELLNIGRLRIASKGVSRNANSTASDGTDRYTGLDVETQRREGLYMMGEVARLRKARVSMAELHNDVSAEATAVLAQAALRQAEHKHPAMPKPHEDIAIVGMASLLPGASDLPSYWQNIMLAVNAIREVPESRWRADDFFDPKRGIKDKVYSRWGGFLDDVAFDPTHYGIPPASLRSIEPIQLLALHIASKALEDAGFDRRPFPRERTATIFAASGMNDLGMDYIFRTLLTHYLPKVEGVSEDNRKRILDSLCEHDLPKWTEDSFPGMLANVVSGRVANRLDLRGTNFTVDAACAASLAALDTGIRQLRSGDADVALVGSVDGANNVLGFMTFAQTHALSPRGRCRPFDDSADGIALGEGVAAVVLKRLTDAERDGDKIYAVIKGIGSSSDGHNRSLTAPHPQGQVRAIERAYADAGVDPASVTLIEAHGTGTALGDRSEIESLNLAFGTASTQHQYCAVGSVKSMIGHTKVTAGLAALIKASLALKHRVLPPTLGVERPSSRVDFPNTPFYINTEARPWLGMPEGQPRRCGVSAFGFGGTNFHTVLEEYRGEYRPSDSQDLNPRAAEIFAFGRAKRPEVEQAVRTLLQGLAQPEHLNLAQLAYAVHLDEARVRPKNGALTCQLAIVASSVADLKTKLEFFLRESKDKTSIKAPQGIYYREQEHREDSGAVCMLFSGQGSQRINMLRDLVLTRPASYALFERADALLKEALPQPLSRYIYPLPSFTKEEQEQQQKALNDTHVAQPALGVIDLTALDFLTSFGLRPNFVAGHSYGEYVALCAAGVISRDDLIRLSEVRGRIAAQTSKAESGTMAAVNADEARVVEAINRLGLAVSVANLNAPDQTIIAGSAEAIDAAVKALIQESLRIKPIAVTAAFHCAAMAEAQEALAAELAKITFQRPQISLFSNTTGNRYPDDPGEIQALLARHIAEPLRFVDEIQHLYEAGARVFIEAGPGLVLSGLVDRILGDRPHVSLGIDVPDRPGWLQFAHLLAQVFSLGLPINLEPWFQRRGLADTNLEQTLAQARAKAQPGPMVWRVNGGKAVPWYTPIQAPSQASTKIPTPPKTPSLSAPSIHKPINTQAAQDGALPNGLARPAINPAAAERASGSTAAPASQNSFVEREGRPVVSNYDPSSRIAASPPAAYALGSESRFTEVQGSLAQLIDLQRTQQETLRRFFEFQEHWLTGQRPEMTAPSNSVLALANVQPLPAQLPPVPARAPAATIVPPAPVLPKFAVAPSPHGAKPTQPAPAAFASPTLNAVPARAPAMSGNGSAKAKNTTDAKAFAPTEQFKADLLRAASERTGYSEDMLDLDAHMEADLGIDSIKRIEIFSKLKDQYPFMEGRAEETVFEELSSLKTLNAVINWYDGLRQTLAKPGGGADPIKIPPLAASVSLLETAAPQNSGVGTNGSAADHVILKAKSTTDAHATGEKAFAPTEQFKADLLHAAAERTGYSEDMLDLDAHMEADLGIDSIKRIEIFSKLKDQYPFMEGRAEETVFEELSSLKTLNAVIDWYDGLHQSMAMPEGADSVKKSQTPSSVSLPEAAESIEIMASADEVQRYTVTPVAAPRDGMAEMNGFPADRLILLVGDVPILGTAFRDRLTAKHYHVRQIVSGTDTHVLDEDRIEVDFSSLDGVSKLRALIAEKGQKVGALFNLAGLGTIADAANDQHLEYARRLFLLLKVLETDLKESAPIGGGWLINLTAFDGQFGLRQTRAFPALHAGTLGVAKSVAREWPGIRVKCIDVDPDIDLHHLVTEVLREVGNDDQTVEVGFTPKERWKLDLGKGSATAADLSTLDLDSNSVLLVTGGAYGITADVTQALAEKFHPRLVLVGRSPMPEEEAKATRDLVEPQQLQQYLIHELRAQNPKTTPAEVNRALKRMLRDRQIRANLAAMRAAGAEVDYHTLDIRDGEAFGRLIDDVYARWGRIDGVLHGAGVIDDKSIRDKSPESFDIVFTTKVVPATVLANKLRPEGLKFLMFFSSIAGRFGNAGQSDYSAANEVVNKLADRLSHDWPHVHTIAINWGPWDGGMVSDELRRLYATKNIHPIPVAEGRQRCLEELGRSNSGKPEIVVAASLQQIAQLALRQ